TCTTTTTAAAATAATAGCGAAAATTTTTTAAAAAATTTTCGCTATTTTTTTTTATGTTTATATATTTTTTTATTTATTTTTAATACATTGTTATTTTGCATTTATTACATAAGACGCATTAATAAAAAAAGTCCATGTGCATTTATTGAAATTTTTTATAAAAAATTAATAAAATTAAAAAAAAATTTTATTTAAAAATAAAAAAAAAAATAATTTTTAATATAAAGATATAATATATTGAATATTTATGATTTTAAAAAATAGGGGTAGGGTACGTAAAAAACGTATTAAAAAAATTTTTTAAAAAAAAATTTTTAAGTATCTGAATATCTGTTTGTTGCAATTTTTCTTAAATAGGAATAACTAATATTAACCTGTTTTTTTAATCCGTTAGGACCTAGTTTTGTTAACTCACTGATAGAATATTTAGCTACTAGTGCACGAAGAATAGTTTGTCTTGCTTCTTTTTCATCTAACGCAATTAAACGTTGAGCATTTCTTCTCTTTTTATAAAAAGCATGTTTAGATATCCTATATTTAACAATATTTTTTATTTGTATATCTTGAGAACGTCTTTTCGCATCAACCATTGTTATTGGTTGTAAGCCTTTATCAATAAGATTTTTATTTATCCATCCTAATTGTTGTTTTTTAGCGTTTATTAGTTTATTTTCAGAAATATCAAACAACTGAAAAAATAATGGAGTAAGGGTAATAATTTTAGGCATATAATTTCCTAATATTTTATCCCATTTTTTCTTACAAGTAACAAAACCCATTGGTTCCATAAAATGAGTAATTAATCTAGATGCTCGTGTAATA
Above is a window of Buchnera aphidicola str. Ua (Uroleucon ambrosiae) DNA encoding:
- the repA gene encoding plasmid replication initiator RepA: MISRKHYINNPNPFFTPPKGNKPRPAFIRYAMKRAETIDVARCELNYILQIKKIKIEFPKKRFRRLNEHRACAMRAMVLAMIYHFNISSDLVQASVEQLSDECGLSTLSKAGNKSITRASRLITHFMEPMGFVTCKKKWDKILGNYMPKIITLTPLFFQLFDISENKLINAKKQQLGWINKNLIDKGLQPITMVDAKRRSQDIQIKNIVKYRISKHAFYKKRRNAQRLIALDEKEARQTILRALVAKYSISELTKLGPNGLKKQVNISYSYLRKIATNRYSDT